One genomic window of Corynebacterium massiliense DSM 45435 includes the following:
- the recF gene encoding DNA replication/repair protein RecF (All proteins in this family for which functions are known are DNA-binding proteins that assist the filamentation of RecA onto DNA for the initiation of recombination or recombinational repair.) → MYLSAVDIRDFRSWQTLRLELEPGITLFVGRNGFGKTNIVEAVGYTAHLSSHRVSSDAPLVRAGAANARVSCTAVNQGRELTTHLLIKPHGGNQAQINRTKLASPREILGVVKTVLFSPEDIALIRGEPAERRRYLDDIIASRTPRLAGVKADYDKVLRQRNALLKSANASLRRGYDDADGAAALNTLDVWDGQLAQLGAQVIHARLALVDALREHIPAAYHGLAPESREASVEYVSTVDTSDRGVLEAVMLTELANQRSREIDRGITLVGPHRDDLRLNLGDQPAKGFASHGETWSYAIALRLAEFQLLRDESSDPILILDDVFAELDRKRREKMVHLAADAEQVLITAAVDEDLPDNLVPTVRYNVSVAESEDGHGRVSEIEKVGA, encoded by the coding sequence ATGTACCTCAGCGCTGTCGATATCCGTGACTTCCGGTCGTGGCAGACCCTGCGCTTGGAGCTTGAACCGGGGATCACCCTCTTCGTGGGCCGCAACGGCTTTGGCAAGACCAACATCGTCGAGGCCGTCGGCTACACCGCGCACCTGTCGTCGCACCGCGTGTCTAGCGATGCCCCGCTGGTGCGCGCCGGCGCCGCCAACGCCCGGGTCAGCTGCACCGCGGTCAACCAGGGCCGGGAGCTGACCACGCACCTGCTCATCAAGCCGCACGGCGGCAACCAGGCGCAGATCAACCGCACGAAGTTGGCCTCCCCGCGCGAGATCCTCGGCGTGGTCAAAACCGTGCTCTTTTCCCCCGAGGACATTGCGCTCATCCGCGGCGAGCCGGCCGAGCGGCGCCGCTATCTCGACGACATCATCGCCTCGCGCACCCCGCGCCTGGCCGGCGTGAAGGCGGACTACGACAAGGTCCTGCGCCAGCGCAACGCCCTGCTTAAGTCCGCCAACGCGTCCCTGCGCCGCGGCTACGACGACGCCGACGGTGCGGCGGCGCTCAACACCTTGGACGTGTGGGACGGCCAGCTGGCCCAGCTCGGCGCCCAGGTCATCCACGCCCGGCTGGCGCTTGTCGATGCCCTGCGGGAACACATCCCCGCCGCCTACCACGGGCTGGCGCCGGAATCCCGCGAGGCGAGCGTCGAGTACGTCTCCACCGTGGACACCTCAGACCGCGGGGTCTTGGAGGCGGTGATGCTCACTGAATTAGCCAACCAGCGCAGCCGCGAGATCGACCGCGGCATCACCCTGGTCGGCCCGCACCGCGATGATCTGCGGCTCAACCTGGGAGACCAGCCCGCCAAGGGGTTCGCCTCCCACGGCGAGACGTGGTCGTACGCGATCGCGCTGCGACTAGCGGAGTTCCAGCTCCTGCGCGACGAGTCCTCGGATCCCATCCTCATCCTCGACGACGTTTTCGCCGAACTCGACCGCAAGCGCCGCGAGAAGATGGTGCATCTGGCCGCCGACGCGGAACAGGTACTTATCACCGCCGCGGTGGACGAGGACTTGCCCGACAACCTGGTGCCCACGGTGCGCTACAACGTGTCCGTTGCCGAATCCGAGGACGGACACGGGAGGGTATCGGAGATTGAGAAAGTCGGGGCCTGA
- a CDS encoding DciA family protein, giving the protein MSGDGEHEDIVKNAFDTARALSHNPPKLPRKRRRRKGLRQAVEDSTPQKEPQSRRQAAKDAQMLRLRAAGGKSRTAKPSGPDGRAVRRSYEIPSIGQALGRAVRERGWQEDLAHGWIMGHWDMLIGELNAQHCQPVKIDDQIVYVACDNSNWATQLRLMQRQILQRIADRVGPDVVVELRIQGPKQRRNFEGKQFIKPRGSQDTYG; this is encoded by the coding sequence ATGTCTGGAGACGGTGAGCACGAGGACATCGTCAAGAACGCGTTCGATACGGCCCGGGCGCTGTCGCACAACCCGCCGAAGCTGCCCCGGAAACGGCGCCGGCGCAAAGGTCTGCGGCAGGCGGTGGAAGACAGCACGCCGCAGAAGGAGCCACAGTCGCGGCGCCAGGCGGCGAAGGACGCGCAGATGCTGCGCCTGCGCGCGGCCGGCGGAAAGTCGCGGACCGCGAAACCCTCGGGCCCAGACGGGCGGGCGGTGCGGCGTAGCTATGAGATCCCCAGCATCGGCCAGGCGTTGGGGCGCGCGGTCCGCGAGCGCGGCTGGCAGGAAGACCTGGCGCACGGCTGGATCATGGGGCACTGGGACATGCTTATCGGCGAGCTCAACGCGCAGCACTGCCAGCCGGTGAAGATCGACGACCAGATAGTCTATGTGGCCTGCGATAACTCCAACTGGGCCACGCAGTTGCGGCTAATGCAGCGCCAGATTCTCCAGCGCATCGCCGACCGCGTCGGCCCGGACGTGGTGGTGGAGTTGCGCATCCAGGGGCCGAAGCAGCGGCGGAACTTCGAGGGCAAGCAGTTCATCAAGCCACGCGGCTCGCAGGACACCTATGGCTAG
- the gyrB gene encoding DNA topoisomerase (ATP-hydrolyzing) subunit B, whose protein sequence is MATQPDYDAGSITILEGLEAVRKRPGMYIGSTGPRGLHHLIWEVVDNSVDEAMAGYADKVSVRLLKDGGVEVVDNGRGIPVSMHATGAPTVQVVMTQLHAGGKFDSDSYAVSGGLHGVGISVVNALSTRVEAEIKRDGKKWYQNFDHAIPDDLVEGGNTRGTGTTIRFWPDAEIFETVEFDFDTISRRLQEMAFLNKGLTIELVDERVTVEEARLEAIAESGDKADSFDDDAEDIDEKDLKREVSFHYPEGLVDYVKYLNRSKSAIHPTIVSFDAKGDEHEVEVALQWNQDYKQSVHTFVNTINTHEGGTHEEGFRSALTSLMNRYAKEHKLVKEKDGNLTGDDCREGLAAVISVKVADPQFEGQTKTKLGNSEIKGFVQRAVNEHISDWFDANPAEAKAIVNKAVASSQARVAARRARDMVRRKSATDLGGLPGKLADCRSKDPAKSELYIVEGDSAGGSAKGGRESMYQAILPLRGKILNVEKARMDKVLKNNEVQAIITALGTGIHDEFDISKLRYHKIVLMADADVDGQHIATLLLTLLFRFMPQLVEEGHVYLANPPLYKLKWKKGEPGYAFSDADRDKQLEEGLNEGRKINTDDGIQRYKGLGEMNATELWETTLDPETRILRRVDLEDAQRADELFSILMGDDVTARRSFITRRAKDVRFLDV, encoded by the coding sequence GTGGCTACCCAACCGGATTATGATGCAGGGTCAATCACGATCCTCGAGGGCCTGGAGGCGGTTCGTAAGCGCCCCGGTATGTACATCGGCTCGACGGGACCGAGGGGCCTGCACCACCTGATCTGGGAGGTCGTGGACAACTCCGTCGACGAGGCCATGGCGGGGTACGCCGACAAGGTCAGCGTGCGGCTGCTCAAAGACGGCGGCGTCGAGGTCGTGGACAACGGCCGCGGCATTCCGGTATCCATGCACGCCACGGGCGCGCCGACCGTCCAGGTGGTTATGACCCAGCTGCACGCCGGCGGCAAGTTCGACTCCGACTCGTATGCCGTCTCCGGCGGTCTGCACGGCGTGGGCATTTCCGTGGTCAACGCGCTGTCCACCCGCGTGGAAGCCGAGATCAAGCGCGACGGCAAGAAGTGGTACCAGAACTTCGACCACGCCATCCCGGACGACCTAGTCGAGGGCGGCAACACCCGCGGCACCGGCACCACCATCCGTTTTTGGCCGGACGCGGAGATCTTCGAGACGGTCGAGTTCGACTTCGACACCATCTCGCGCCGCCTGCAGGAGATGGCCTTCCTGAACAAGGGTCTGACCATCGAGCTTGTCGATGAACGCGTCACCGTCGAGGAAGCCCGCCTCGAGGCGATTGCGGAATCCGGGGACAAGGCCGACTCCTTCGACGACGATGCCGAAGACATCGACGAAAAGGACCTCAAGCGCGAGGTCAGCTTCCACTACCCGGAAGGCCTGGTCGACTACGTCAAGTACCTGAACCGCTCCAAGTCGGCCATCCACCCGACCATCGTGTCCTTCGACGCCAAGGGCGACGAGCACGAGGTCGAGGTTGCCCTGCAGTGGAACCAGGACTACAAGCAGTCGGTCCATACCTTCGTCAACACGATCAACACGCACGAGGGCGGCACCCACGAGGAAGGTTTCCGTTCCGCGCTGACCAGCTTGATGAACCGCTACGCCAAGGAACACAAGCTGGTCAAGGAGAAGGACGGCAACCTGACTGGCGATGACTGCCGCGAAGGCCTCGCCGCCGTCATTTCCGTCAAGGTCGCTGACCCGCAGTTCGAGGGCCAGACCAAGACGAAGCTGGGCAACTCCGAGATCAAGGGTTTTGTCCAGCGTGCGGTCAACGAGCACATCTCCGACTGGTTCGACGCCAACCCGGCGGAGGCCAAGGCGATTGTGAACAAGGCCGTTGCCTCCTCCCAGGCCCGCGTGGCTGCGCGCCGCGCCCGCGACATGGTGCGCCGCAAGTCCGCGACCGATTTGGGCGGCCTGCCCGGCAAGCTCGCCGATTGCCGCTCCAAGGACCCGGCCAAGTCCGAGCTCTACATCGTGGAGGGTGACTCCGCGGGCGGTTCCGCCAAGGGCGGCCGCGAGTCCATGTACCAGGCCATCCTGCCGTTGCGCGGCAAGATCCTGAACGTGGAGAAGGCCCGCATGGACAAGGTGTTGAAGAACAACGAGGTCCAGGCGATCATCACCGCGCTGGGCACGGGCATCCACGACGAGTTCGACATCTCCAAGCTGCGCTACCACAAGATCGTGCTTATGGCCGATGCCGACGTGGATGGCCAGCACATCGCCACGCTGCTGTTGACCCTCCTGTTCCGCTTCATGCCGCAGCTGGTGGAGGAAGGCCACGTCTACCTGGCCAACCCGCCGCTGTACAAGCTGAAGTGGAAGAAGGGCGAGCCCGGCTACGCCTTCTCCGACGCGGACCGTGACAAGCAGCTGGAGGAAGGCCTCAACGAGGGCCGCAAGATCAACACCGACGACGGTATCCAGCGCTACAAGGGTCTGGGCGAGATGAACGCCACCGAGCTGTGGGAGACCACCCTCGACCCGGAGACCCGCATTCTGCGCCGCGTCGACTTAGAGGACGCCCAGCGTGCCGATGAGCTGTTTTCCATCCTCATGGGCGACGACGTCACCGCTCGCCGGTCGTTTATCACCCGCCGCGCGAAGGATGTGCGCTTCCTCGACGTGTAA
- a CDS encoding ABC transporter ATP-binding protein yields the protein MTEQQFDAVKIGSSVDLEGIAREFDDGTGLHETTAHIRPGEFVAVLGPSGCGKSTLLRCIAGLETPDRGRILFDDEPVFDRAARVNLSPNKRGLSMVFQDLALWPHMTVEQNIAFPLTTGAQKIPSGERAELVESAMEKVGIASKAKRRPAELSGGQQQRVAIARAIVSRPRVVLMDEPLSALDAALRIQVRDEISALVRDIGVTAIYVTHDQSEALAMADRVMVLNAGEIRQFDSPVETYLHPADEFVAGFVGHMNLDGRGGAWRPEEVTVASGDGDLGYLGRVATSSYVGGHYEIRADLVDAPDGANQWLVHSPRPLEVGETIRLQVTRKGQQ from the coding sequence GTGACAGAACAACAATTTGACGCCGTGAAGATTGGGTCGTCCGTCGACTTGGAGGGCATCGCCCGCGAATTCGACGACGGCACCGGCCTGCACGAGACCACCGCGCACATCCGCCCCGGTGAGTTCGTCGCGGTGCTCGGCCCCTCTGGCTGCGGCAAGTCCACCTTGCTGCGCTGCATCGCCGGCCTAGAAACCCCCGACCGCGGACGCATTCTTTTCGATGACGAGCCCGTCTTCGACCGCGCCGCCCGCGTGAACCTCTCGCCGAACAAGCGTGGCTTGTCGATGGTCTTCCAAGACCTCGCCCTCTGGCCGCACATGACGGTCGAGCAGAACATCGCGTTCCCCCTGACTACGGGTGCGCAGAAGATCCCGTCTGGTGAACGTGCCGAGCTGGTGGAGTCGGCGATGGAGAAGGTCGGCATCGCCAGTAAAGCGAAGCGCCGCCCAGCGGAATTGTCCGGCGGCCAGCAGCAGCGCGTGGCCATCGCCCGCGCCATCGTCTCCCGCCCGCGCGTGGTGCTCATGGACGAGCCGCTGTCGGCTCTCGATGCGGCGCTGCGCATCCAGGTCCGCGACGAGATTTCCGCGCTGGTTCGGGACATCGGCGTCACCGCTATCTATGTCACCCATGACCAGTCGGAGGCGCTCGCCATGGCCGACCGCGTCATGGTCTTAAACGCCGGGGAAATCCGCCAGTTCGACTCGCCAGTGGAGACCTACCTGCACCCGGCCGACGAGTTCGTGGCGGGGTTTGTCGGGCACATGAACCTCGACGGTCGCGGCGGTGCGTGGCGGCCGGAGGAGGTCACGGTCGCTAGTGGCGATGGTGACCTCGGCTATCTCGGCCGGGTCGCTACCAGCAGCTACGTCGGCGGCCACTACGAAATCCGCGCCGATCTCGTCGACGCCCCAGACGGCGCGAACCAGTGGCTGGTTCATAGCCCGCGCCCGCTAGAAGTAGGCGAGACCATCCGCCTCCAAGTAACCAGAAAGGGACAACAATGA
- a CDS encoding ABC transporter substrate-binding protein, with product MTVSVKKLTALACSGMLLTACGSVDDAETGASDQKVEEWQAPEGLTGEISYYSANPQGLTDELVEAFEDKTDVTVNTYADTTGKITARIKAEEANPQADLVYLASWSAASKQAESGALEEYTPEGADKVHEGWVSDKGDFTGRDGSALALVTNTDKIDKAPKDWEDLTSEEYKDQIIMPDPRESGTAADLITAMVSKFGEDKTWELFDKLFDNGMTVQGANGPALDAVTSGSKGIVFGGVDYSAYSAKEKGEPIDVIIPSSGTTVTPRPLMIMKSSDNKEAAEAFADFMFSPEGQQISAKNKMIPGREDTKPQNGPAYDEIKQLEDDWDSIDDKSKDIRDKFVDRYLK from the coding sequence ATGACCGTATCCGTTAAGAAACTCACCGCCCTGGCGTGCTCCGGCATGCTGCTTACCGCGTGTGGCTCCGTCGACGACGCGGAGACCGGCGCCTCAGACCAGAAGGTCGAGGAGTGGCAGGCGCCCGAAGGCCTGACCGGCGAGATCTCGTACTACTCCGCCAACCCGCAGGGGCTGACCGATGAGCTGGTCGAGGCCTTCGAGGACAAGACCGACGTCACCGTGAACACCTACGCTGACACCACCGGCAAGATCACCGCCCGCATCAAGGCCGAGGAGGCCAACCCGCAGGCGGACCTGGTGTACCTGGCATCGTGGAGCGCTGCGTCCAAGCAGGCCGAGTCTGGGGCGCTGGAGGAGTACACGCCCGAAGGCGCCGACAAGGTCCACGAGGGCTGGGTCTCTGACAAGGGGGATTTCACCGGCCGCGACGGCTCCGCCCTGGCGTTGGTGACCAACACGGACAAGATCGACAAGGCGCCGAAGGACTGGGAGGACCTCACCTCCGAGGAGTACAAGGACCAGATCATCATGCCGGACCCGCGCGAGTCTGGGACCGCAGCGGACCTCATCACGGCGATGGTCTCCAAGTTCGGCGAGGACAAGACCTGGGAGCTGTTCGACAAGCTCTTTGACAACGGCATGACCGTCCAGGGCGCCAACGGCCCGGCGCTCGATGCCGTGACCTCCGGCTCCAAGGGCATCGTCTTCGGCGGCGTGGACTACTCCGCCTACTCCGCGAAGGAGAAGGGGGAGCCCATCGACGTCATCATCCCATCGTCAGGCACCACCGTCACCCCGCGCCCGCTGATGATCATGAAGTCCTCCGACAACAAAGAGGCCGCCGAGGCGTTCGCGGACTTCATGTTCTCCCCGGAAGGCCAGCAGATTTCGGCCAAGAACAAGATGATTCCGGGCCGCGAGGATACCAAGCCGCAGAACGGCCCGGCCTACGACGAGATCAAGCAGCTCGAGGATGACTGGGACTCCATCGACGACAAGTCCAAGGACATCCGCGACAAGTTCGTTGACCGCTACCTGAAGTAA
- a CDS encoding ABC transporter permease, whose protein sequence is MARTALKPRPISYPLLILLLILVAAPLLIVLVTAVTGYREEPSALGSLADPEMLTVLGNTIVLSALVVLFATLMAAPLAVLMSWTRMGRHTWVDVVVMIPFMTPPFAASMAWMDFTRGGGVAEQILGQAAGGGAHAFIYSVFGMAFIMACELFPFLYLILRNAFDGVSASLIESARVMGASWGAIAGRIIAPVVAGPYSLGALIVFIKAAGEFGTPVTLGNAIGFPVLVSAIHQNVTVDPVSFSQAAASSSVLFGLGVTVWAVQQWAARNDVTSGGRATRRVRLALTSVWAGVAWVYAAVVFAASVVIPYISIILGAMTILRSKLPTPNNLTFDYFGIVLAKRSAREALLNSAMLGFIGATLAVIVAVAVALAAYRRRDPVSKTNDFLAVGPDTVPGIVMAVGLILLWNAPWLPVTPYGSRWILVVGYAAIFLPMAVQNVKTSLASLSPTYIEAARVAGASSLATFARVILPQLLPGIAAGWLLAFLVGIRELVLVSLIRPPKLQLLSPWIMNQFEQGHRAEAMAMTLIGVVSSTVILTVVTVLQRRRDHGRGRTDRGVRGAEETAPDAASTATAA, encoded by the coding sequence ATGGCACGCACCGCACTGAAACCGCGGCCGATCTCGTATCCGCTGCTTATCCTGCTCCTTATCCTCGTCGCCGCGCCGCTGCTTATCGTCTTGGTCACCGCGGTGACCGGCTACCGCGAGGAACCGTCGGCCTTAGGGAGCCTCGCCGACCCGGAGATGCTCACCGTCTTGGGCAACACGATTGTCCTGTCGGCGCTAGTGGTCCTATTTGCCACGCTCATGGCCGCACCCTTGGCTGTGCTTATGAGCTGGACCCGCATGGGTCGGCACACGTGGGTGGACGTCGTGGTCATGATCCCGTTTATGACCCCGCCGTTTGCCGCATCGATGGCGTGGATGGACTTCACCCGGGGTGGCGGTGTGGCAGAGCAGATTTTGGGACAAGCCGCGGGCGGCGGTGCCCACGCGTTTATCTACTCGGTGTTCGGCATGGCCTTCATCATGGCCTGCGAACTCTTCCCGTTCCTCTACCTCATCCTGCGCAATGCCTTCGACGGGGTCTCGGCGTCGCTTATTGAGTCCGCGCGGGTCATGGGTGCTTCCTGGGGTGCTATCGCTGGGCGCATCATCGCCCCGGTCGTGGCGGGGCCATACTCGTTGGGCGCGCTCATCGTCTTCATCAAGGCGGCTGGGGAGTTTGGAACGCCAGTGACCTTGGGTAACGCCATCGGCTTCCCAGTCTTGGTCTCTGCCATCCACCAGAACGTCACAGTGGACCCGGTGAGCTTTTCGCAGGCGGCGGCATCGTCAAGCGTGCTCTTCGGGCTAGGCGTCACCGTCTGGGCGGTGCAGCAGTGGGCCGCGCGTAACGATGTCACCTCCGGTGGCCGCGCCACCCGCCGCGTGCGCCTCGCCCTGACCTCTGTCTGGGCGGGCGTCGCGTGGGTCTATGCGGCGGTGGTTTTCGCCGCCTCGGTGGTCATCCCGTACATCTCCATCATCCTGGGCGCGATGACCATCCTGCGCTCCAAGCTGCCGACACCGAACAACCTCACGTTCGACTACTTCGGCATCGTGCTGGCCAAACGCAGCGCCCGGGAGGCCCTGCTGAACTCGGCGATGCTGGGCTTTATTGGCGCGACGCTGGCCGTCATCGTCGCGGTGGCGGTGGCACTCGCCGCGTACCGGCGGCGGGACCCAGTGAGCAAGACCAACGACTTCCTGGCCGTTGGTCCGGACACGGTGCCCGGCATCGTCATGGCGGTCGGGCTCATCCTGTTGTGGAACGCGCCGTGGCTTCCGGTGACCCCGTACGGGTCGCGGTGGATCCTCGTTGTCGGTTACGCCGCGATTTTCCTGCCGATGGCCGTGCAAAACGTCAAGACATCCCTCGCGTCGTTGTCCCCGACCTACATCGAGGCGGCCCGGGTCGCGGGAGCATCCAGTCTTGCCACCTTCGCACGGGTTATCCTCCCGCAGCTTTTGCCGGGCATCGCCGCAGGCTGGTTGCTCGCATTCTTGGTGGGCATCCGCGAGCTAGTTCTCGTCTCGCTCATCCGTCCGCCGAAGCTACAGCTGCTGTCGCCCTGGATCATGAACCAGTTCGAGCAGGGCCACCGCGCCGAGGCCATGGCCATGACGCTTATCGGCGTGGTCAGTTCGACGGTCATCCTGACTGTGGTCACGGTGCTCCAGCGTCGTCGCGACCACGGCCGGGGCCGGACAGATCGAGGTGTCAGAGGTGCCGAAGAAACTGCCCCTGACGCCGCGTCCACCGCAACTGCGGCTTAA
- a CDS encoding metallophosphoesterase family protein, whose protein sequence is MTELAIFGDFHLGADFCPGADWLLGELQDACPDVVVFTGDLVDMHAGTPEDIGTGAALCRAITRDLGLPLVMVWGNHDAALGLHSRFPQIPGVYRPGSLDRVETLRVPGIPVAFHAINTAARLDERSVIEMFPHPDRDADIVNVGVVHTSLSGQWSRKPCLPVSLGELVAVGYDAWALGHVHAPPAELGGSASQLIAWPGVGELVRWRL, encoded by the coding sequence ATGACAGAACTGGCTATCTTCGGGGACTTCCATTTAGGCGCGGACTTTTGTCCGGGGGCTGACTGGTTGCTCGGTGAATTGCAGGACGCGTGCCCGGATGTCGTGGTTTTCACCGGCGATTTGGTGGACATGCATGCGGGCACGCCGGAGGACATCGGTACTGGTGCTGCCCTCTGTCGCGCTATCACCCGAGACCTAGGTCTGCCTTTGGTGATGGTCTGGGGAAACCATGATGCGGCGTTGGGGTTGCATTCGAGGTTTCCGCAGATCCCGGGGGTGTATCGGCCTGGATCGTTGGATCGTGTGGAGACTCTTCGTGTGCCTGGGATCCCTGTCGCGTTTCATGCCATCAACACGGCCGCTCGTCTAGACGAGAGATCTGTTATCGAAATGTTTCCGCATCCGGATCGGGATGCGGATATTGTCAACGTCGGTGTTGTGCACACGAGTCTTTCTGGCCAGTGGTCGCGGAAGCCGTGTTTGCCGGTCTCTCTTGGTGAGTTGGTGGCTGTCGGTTATGACGCGTGGGCTTTGGGTCATGTGCATGCCCCGCCAGCGGAGCTTGGTGGTTCCGCGTCGCAGTTGATCGCTTGGCCCGGTGTCGGCGAGCTTGTGCGCTGGCGTTTGTAA
- a CDS encoding GNAT family N-acetyltransferase yields the protein MPDLAPPRADLFDSWHAAWAEDDYFGHGMSLHLAEDLDLTDRTDFATWVDRLNAEEHTPKPGFVTATNRWAVLDDAYLGAIQLRHSLGTEFLRTRGGNVGYTVRASERGKGLASWMLRSVLPLAADRGMDQLLLTVRRWNEGSARVIAKCGGVEEPTDQGLTLGPVSA from the coding sequence ATGCCCGACCTCGCCCCACCCCGCGCCGACCTCTTCGACAGCTGGCACGCAGCCTGGGCTGAAGACGATTACTTCGGCCACGGCATGAGTTTGCACCTCGCTGAAGACCTGGACCTGACTGACCGCACTGACTTCGCCACGTGGGTCGACCGCCTCAACGCGGAGGAACACACGCCGAAGCCTGGGTTTGTCACCGCGACCAATCGTTGGGCCGTGCTTGACGATGCCTATCTAGGCGCCATCCAACTCCGGCATTCCCTAGGTACCGAATTTCTTCGGACTAGGGGTGGGAACGTGGGTTATACGGTCCGGGCATCAGAGCGCGGTAAGGGACTGGCGTCGTGGATGTTGCGCTCAGTGCTTCCGCTGGCCGCGGATCGAGGCATGGACCAACTCCTCCTGACCGTCCGTCGGTGGAACGAGGGATCGGCACGGGTCATCGCCAAATGCGGTGGGGTGGAAGAACCCACGGATCAGGGATTAACTCTTGGCCCAGTGTCTGCCTGA
- a CDS encoding HNH endonuclease signature motif containing protein: MNKAADLLARLATCGFAIAELAYRHGLDAAAGLDAATVRSYTAIGQSLFGPCSEPKVRAEVLEHAAEFPITRLQVIHKAARQLHRDADITRWQLRLELAERHELTIDQLREYARNRVRELNQKTGTKPVRSLVIGRDIDATGRRTAVFKLPAVEMAKLEKKIRRMTAKRGTVAEDIAMGNAMWALLQGKASPKTDQEKTPEPTFLIKAEDLVGNGNGELVATDGTIIDAQSYLNSQLGRFGWAMIYDKNAQPVNLHRLKRFANDKQRTMLAIDQGECAWPGCRRKAIYAKAHHINAWQHGGATNLNNLVALCGPHNARNDDDPNNPPRNGRIGKDPDGHPCWYPPDGGPPQYNDGIHTQQSGRHWAKS; the protein is encoded by the coding sequence GTGAACAAAGCAGCAGACTTACTCGCCCGCCTAGCCACGTGCGGCTTCGCCATAGCCGAGCTGGCCTACCGACACGGCCTTGACGCCGCCGCGGGCCTTGATGCTGCCACCGTCCGGTCCTATACCGCGATCGGCCAAAGCCTGTTCGGGCCCTGTTCGGAGCCAAAGGTGCGGGCAGAGGTGTTGGAGCACGCCGCCGAGTTCCCCATCACCCGCCTGCAGGTCATCCACAAAGCCGCCCGCCAACTTCACCGCGACGCAGACATCACCCGCTGGCAACTACGCCTCGAACTCGCCGAACGCCACGAGCTGACCATCGACCAGCTGCGCGAATACGCCCGCAACCGTGTGCGCGAACTCAACCAGAAGACCGGAACAAAGCCCGTACGCAGCCTGGTTATCGGCCGCGACATCGACGCCACCGGCAGACGCACGGCCGTGTTTAAACTGCCGGCAGTCGAGATGGCCAAGCTGGAAAAGAAGATCCGGCGCATGACCGCCAAGCGCGGCACCGTTGCCGAAGACATCGCCATGGGCAACGCCATGTGGGCACTGCTGCAAGGAAAAGCCTCCCCGAAGACCGACCAAGAGAAGACACCCGAGCCGACGTTTCTGATCAAAGCCGAAGACCTCGTCGGCAACGGCAACGGGGAATTAGTGGCCACGGATGGCACGATCATCGACGCCCAGTCCTACCTGAATAGCCAGCTCGGCCGGTTCGGGTGGGCGATGATCTACGACAAGAACGCCCAGCCGGTCAACCTGCACCGGCTGAAACGCTTCGCCAACGACAAGCAACGAACGATGTTGGCCATCGACCAAGGCGAATGCGCCTGGCCGGGGTGTAGGCGGAAAGCCATCTACGCCAAAGCCCACCACATCAACGCCTGGCAACACGGCGGTGCCACCAACCTCAACAACTTGGTGGCACTGTGCGGGCCGCATAACGCCAGGAACGATGACGACCCGAACAACCCGCCTAGAAACGGGCGGATAGGAAAAGACCCCGACGGCCACCCATGCTGGTACCCACCTGACGGCGGACCACCGCAGTACAACGACGGGATACACACTCAACAATCAGGCAGACACTGGGCCAAGAGTTAA